One segment of Aquimarina sp. BL5 DNA contains the following:
- a CDS encoding NADH:ubiquinone reductase (Na(+)-transporting) subunit B, which yields MGLKSKLHNLKLKYKDKKMAPAFNALHTFLYLPNEITHSGSHVRAADDLKRTMNTVIMSLVPCLIFGMFNAGYQHHLALGEIEAAANGFFSAAFWSLDNLVIGLWKVLPLVVVSYGVGLAVEFLFAVIKGHEVEEGYLVTGMLVPLIVPVDTPLWMLSVAVIFGVVIGKEVFGGTGMNILNPALTIRAFLFFAYPTWMSGDKVWVHGAVERANEIAGGAQLDAISGETVLGGLAQGKNILGSGDATYSVMDAFFGFIPGSVGETSALLILLGGAFLIFSKIGSWRIMVSAVLGTLVMGLIFNGVTNAGWIAESSKFYALMNLEFWKHLIVGGIAFGIVFMATDPVTASQTNKGKWIYGFLIGFISILIRVFNPAYPEGVFLAILLMNVFAPTIDHYVVQGNVKKRMKRLKLKTA from the coding sequence ATGGGTTTAAAAAGTAAATTACATAACTTAAAACTTAAGTATAAGGATAAAAAGATGGCGCCAGCATTTAATGCACTCCATACTTTTTTATATCTGCCAAATGAGATTACACATTCTGGATCTCACGTTCGTGCAGCAGATGATTTAAAGCGTACGATGAATACGGTTATCATGTCGTTAGTGCCATGTTTAATTTTTGGTATGTTCAATGCAGGTTATCAACATCATTTAGCTTTAGGTGAGATAGAAGCCGCAGCTAATGGATTTTTTAGTGCTGCATTTTGGTCACTAGATAATTTGGTGATCGGACTCTGGAAAGTATTACCATTGGTAGTAGTTTCATATGGAGTTGGATTAGCTGTAGAGTTTTTATTCGCTGTTATTAAAGGACACGAAGTAGAAGAAGGATATTTGGTTACCGGAATGTTAGTTCCTTTAATTGTTCCCGTAGATACGCCTTTATGGATGTTATCAGTGGCAGTTATTTTTGGAGTAGTGATTGGTAAAGAAGTATTTGGTGGTACTGGAATGAATATTCTAAATCCAGCGTTAACTATTAGAGCATTTTTATTCTTTGCATATCCAACTTGGATGTCGGGAGATAAAGTGTGGGTGCATGGAGCTGTAGAAAGAGCTAATGAAATTGCTGGAGGTGCACAATTGGATGCTATTTCTGGAGAGACTGTTTTAGGAGGTTTAGCACAGGGTAAAAATATTTTAGGTTCTGGAGATGCTACGTATTCTGTTATGGATGCATTTTTTGGATTTATACCTGGTTCTGTAGGAGAAACATCGGCATTATTAATATTGTTAGGAGGAGCTTTTTTAATTTTCTCAAAAATAGGAAGCTGGAGAATTATGGTAAGTGCTGTATTAGGAACATTAGTAATGGGACTAATATTTAATGGAGTTACTAACGCAGGTTGGATAGCAGAATCAAGTAAGTTTTATGCGTTAATGAATTTGGAGTTTTGGAAACATCTTATAGTAGGAGGTATTGCTTTTGGTATTGTGTTTATGGCTACAGATCCAGTGACAGCATCTCAAACTAATAAAGGAAAATGGATTTATGGATTTTTGATAGGTTTTATTTCTATACTAATTAGAGTATTTAATCCAGCGTATCCAGAAGGTGTGTTCTTAGCAATTTTGTTAATGAACGTATTTGCCCCTACAATTGATCATTATGTAGTTCAGGGTAATGTTAAGAAAAGAATGAAACGTCTAAAATTAAAAACTGCTTAG
- a CDS encoding Na(+)-translocating NADH-quinone reductase subunit A, which produces MSKDIRIRKGLDIKLVGEAEKITAEATKSNVYAIKPDDFHGIVPKVIAKQGTEVKAGEPLFHSKTNEKMLFPSPVSGEVVEIIRGAKRKILSFKILADKEQQFADFGTKDVKAMSGEDIKSHLLSSGCWPFIKQRPYDVIANPDVAPKAIFVSAYVTAPLAADLEHVLAGKEKELQTALTALSKLTEGNVHVSIGKKGNSPFSGLDNITLHNVSGPHPAGNVGVQIARLDPINKGEVVWVVNPQDLVIIGELLLTGKFNSERIIALAGSSLKNPKYFKTRIGAEVSSVIYDSGVKDNNIRVISGNVLTGDNVKPDGNLGFYHDMITVIPEGDDYELFGWNKPIFNKISPSRALTFSWLFPNKKYDLNTNTNGEHRAFVVTGNYETVFPLDIYPLQILKACAVNDLDAMEQLGMYEVAPEDFALTEFICVSKQPHQQIIREGLDLMLKEIG; this is translated from the coding sequence ATGTCAAAAGACATTCGTATCAGAAAAGGTTTAGACATTAAACTGGTTGGCGAAGCAGAGAAAATTACTGCAGAAGCTACCAAAAGTAATGTTTACGCAATTAAGCCTGACGATTTTCATGGTATCGTACCTAAAGTTATTGCCAAACAGGGTACAGAAGTTAAAGCCGGCGAACCACTATTCCATTCTAAAACTAATGAAAAAATGCTTTTTCCTTCCCCAGTAAGTGGTGAGGTTGTGGAAATTATTCGCGGTGCTAAACGAAAAATACTATCCTTCAAAATTTTAGCAGATAAAGAACAACAATTTGCAGACTTTGGAACAAAGGATGTAAAAGCAATGAGTGGAGAGGATATTAAGTCTCACTTATTATCTTCTGGTTGTTGGCCTTTTATCAAACAACGTCCCTATGATGTTATTGCTAATCCAGATGTTGCTCCAAAAGCAATTTTTGTATCTGCTTATGTCACTGCACCTTTAGCTGCTGATTTAGAGCACGTACTAGCAGGTAAAGAAAAAGAACTTCAGACTGCTCTTACTGCATTAAGCAAATTAACAGAAGGAAATGTTCACGTTTCTATAGGTAAAAAAGGAAATTCTCCTTTTTCTGGATTAGATAATATAACCTTGCATAACGTAAGTGGGCCTCATCCAGCAGGAAATGTGGGAGTGCAAATCGCTAGACTAGATCCTATTAATAAGGGAGAAGTTGTTTGGGTTGTAAATCCACAAGATCTTGTTATTATAGGAGAGTTATTGTTAACAGGTAAGTTTAATTCTGAACGAATTATAGCTTTGGCTGGATCTTCTTTAAAAAACCCAAAATATTTTAAAACTAGAATAGGTGCTGAGGTTTCTTCGGTTATATACGATTCTGGAGTGAAAGATAATAATATAAGGGTCATAAGTGGAAACGTGCTAACTGGAGATAATGTAAAACCTGATGGGAATTTAGGATTTTATCACGATATGATCACGGTAATTCCTGAAGGTGATGATTATGAGTTATTTGGTTGGAACAAGCCAATTTTTAATAAGATCTCTCCATCTAGAGCCTTGACTTTTTCTTGGTTATTTCCAAATAAAAAATATGACTTAAATACCAATACAAATGGCGAGCATAGAGCATTTGTAGTTACAGGTAATTATGAAACTGTTTTTCCTTTAGATATTTATCCATTACAGATCTTAAAGGCTTGCGCGGTTAATGATCTTGATGCTATGGAGCAATTAGGGATGTATGAAGTAGCTCCTGAAGATTTTGCGCTGACTGAGTTTATATGTGTTTCTAAGCAACCTCATCAGCAGATCATTAGAGAAGGACTAGATTTAATGTTAAAAGAAATAGGATAA
- a CDS encoding DUF5103 domain-containing protein: MSQKLKQTLLILGLFTGFQSFISAQESKEEVNPPDHIKTIQLFGTEEFSGTPIMKLGTPLNIQFDDINGDEVDYYYKITHYNFDWTPSPLYKNEYLNGFDDIRIVNYENSFNTLQLYSHYMLRIPNEDTRGLKVSGNYMIEIYDDDDEIVFSRKFIVYESLANVKVYTKRSRNLKYIDTRQTVQFEISSPNEILKNPKRTVKTLVIQNNDIKNAITNLVPQFTIANSLVYKYDSESSFWGGNEYLFFDNKEIRSPTANIKGIDLQEIYHNYLYTDIVRGNRIYTYYPDINGNFVVRNLRAENSDTEADYAWIHFSLECYEPLEGGEIHIYGNFNNYVTDASTRLTYDKENAIYTTKRLFKQGFNNYKYILVKSDGTIDPGFISGNFDETENEYMVIPYYRAPGARYDRAIGKGIGNSRNITN, encoded by the coding sequence ATGTCACAAAAACTTAAACAAACCCTATTAATTTTAGGATTATTTACTGGATTTCAATCATTTATTTCGGCTCAAGAAAGCAAAGAAGAAGTCAACCCCCCTGATCATATCAAAACAATTCAATTATTTGGTACTGAAGAATTTTCTGGAACGCCTATTATGAAACTCGGAACACCACTTAATATTCAATTTGATGATATAAACGGTGATGAAGTAGATTATTATTACAAAATAACGCATTATAATTTTGATTGGACTCCTTCTCCGCTTTATAAAAACGAGTACCTAAATGGTTTTGACGACATCAGAATCGTCAACTATGAAAATTCATTTAACACTTTACAGTTATATAGTCATTATATGTTAAGAATCCCTAATGAAGACACTAGAGGTCTAAAAGTAAGCGGGAATTATATGATTGAAATTTATGATGACGATGATGAAATTGTTTTTTCCAGGAAATTTATCGTTTACGAAAGTTTAGCTAACGTAAAAGTATACACGAAACGATCCAGAAATCTAAAATATATAGACACACGACAAACTGTTCAGTTCGAAATTAGCTCACCTAATGAAATTCTAAAAAACCCAAAGCGCACAGTAAAAACATTAGTCATACAAAATAATGACATAAAAAATGCTATAACCAATTTAGTACCGCAATTCACCATTGCGAATAGTTTAGTATATAAGTATGATTCAGAATCTAGTTTTTGGGGTGGTAATGAATATCTTTTCTTTGACAATAAAGAAATAAGATCACCTACTGCAAATATTAAAGGAATTGATCTTCAAGAGATTTACCATAATTACCTGTACACCGATATCGTTAGAGGCAACAGAATATATACATATTACCCAGACATCAATGGTAATTTTGTCGTAAGAAATTTAAGAGCAGAGAACAGCGACACAGAGGCTGATTACGCTTGGATACACTTTTCACTAGAGTGCTATGAGCCACTAGAAGGTGGAGAAATTCATATTTATGGCAATTTCAATAATTACGTAACAGATGCGTCTACTAGACTAACATACGACAAGGAGAATGCGATTTATACGACAAAAAGATTATTCAAACAGGGTTTTAATAATTACAAGTATATTTTAGTAAAATCTGATGGAACCATAGATCCAGGTTTTATAAGTGGTAATTTTGATGAGACCGAAAACGAATATATGGTAATTCCTTACTATAGAGCTCCAGGAGCCAGATATGACAGAGCTATTGGTAAAGGAATTGGGAATTCTAGAAATATAACCAACTAA
- a CDS encoding starch-binding protein: protein MKKTIPFLKVSFMLLFIFLNFTPSNGQYNLDAPWMSEISLKEKSNKASVPKFDEVVNAFNNYWKEKDDTVKGSGHKPFMRWQEFYKNAVMPDGTLPTPDFYWNIWEQKRSKKAFGQKIANTWSPMGPFDHYPSNSWSPGQGRVNVAILDPNQSNVMYVGAPAGGIWKSIDSGQHWEPLSDYLPQIGVSGIAIDHNNSNIIYISTGDDDASDALGIGVLKSIDGGITWNKTGLDAADRYEIGNDIYIDPNNSNKLWVATSRGVYKTEDAGVTWIKTLSGNIKDIKIKPGDTNVIYAATSNTFYKSTNSGNSFFVVRNGLPVSSSRLVIDVTPANPEYVYLLSSDSQRSFQGLYKSMDSGSSFTKTQETINIFESTQSWYDLALAVSDQDPNVVFVGCLNVWKSVNGGDDFTKINNWSSPTQVTYTHADIHFLRYYDGRLFCGSDGGVYESQDNGGSFSDLTKGLQIGQFYKISVAENSSVDYLVGGLQDNGGYALDGLQWNVYHGADGMDCAVKGNNPDTYFGFIQYGRNLYRTEDRGKTRTFAASGPDRGNWVTPLVSDRNGNLYAGFKSFYKLENSSFKNQTEFDFGGNNIEHIELDPSDVNIMYLANDLSLYRSMDAGVTWSKIYSFPTLITSIEVHNDDNQIIYVSTSGSVSGKVFRSNNQGNDFVDISGNLPEEGKFVVRHHKGTESIYLGTYLGVYFKDGDRDWEDYSVNLPNVAVRDLEINLKDNFLVAATYGRGVWKVPLEIEITPDDSVPSVPSSLMASDIDQTSVRLSWDPSSDNIAVTSYEVYQGEDFVKSVSTVTTVITGLSPNTNYDFKVVAKDRKGNQSIPSEIVSITTDVISEIEINFYKPSGWSDQMNVYFFSATSNSTLLGTIEWPGQQMSNYPSTNWYAYRLQLPPGVNADDVRIVFNVEGNQTDDLARGSTGWYYNGIWSDECPVDCDGLNLTAIDVYFKTPTYSWNGASNIYVFDNKQNVRLENTEAWPGQTMTTIVGSPWKKWSFVVPDGVSLDDVGIVFNDGNGMQTIDLERNRTGWFTVGYIDNGKYVGFWSDSCPSSCDQIPSNEELGTTLPNIESSSTKVKKAFIFPNPISGQSVLKFHSNNNGVLEVTAVNLLGQKKVIHSQKIESGVQSIMIDRNDVDSKGIYFYVISINGIKQENLKVVVQ from the coding sequence ATGAAAAAAACAATACCTTTCTTAAAAGTATCTTTTATGCTTTTATTCATTTTTTTGAATTTTACCCCTTCAAATGGACAATACAATTTGGATGCGCCATGGATGTCTGAAATCTCACTGAAAGAAAAATCTAATAAAGCTAGTGTTCCTAAATTTGATGAGGTGGTAAATGCCTTTAATAATTATTGGAAAGAAAAGGATGATACTGTTAAGGGAAGTGGACATAAGCCTTTTATGAGATGGCAAGAATTTTATAAGAATGCTGTTATGCCTGATGGTACTTTACCTACTCCTGATTTCTATTGGAATATTTGGGAGCAGAAACGATCTAAGAAAGCTTTTGGACAAAAAATCGCAAATACTTGGTCGCCAATGGGACCTTTTGATCATTATCCTTCTAATTCATGGTCACCTGGTCAAGGTAGGGTTAATGTAGCAATACTAGATCCGAATCAATCTAATGTGATGTATGTGGGTGCGCCTGCTGGCGGAATCTGGAAATCAATAGATAGTGGCCAGCATTGGGAGCCATTGTCTGATTATTTGCCTCAGATCGGAGTTTCTGGAATTGCTATAGATCATAACAACTCTAATATTATTTATATTTCTACAGGAGATGATGATGCTAGTGATGCGCTGGGCATTGGTGTTTTAAAATCTATAGATGGTGGTATAACCTGGAATAAAACAGGACTTGATGCGGCTGATCGATATGAAATCGGGAATGATATTTATATAGATCCTAATAATTCTAATAAATTATGGGTTGCTACAAGTAGAGGAGTTTATAAGACGGAAGATGCTGGAGTGACTTGGATAAAAACCTTATCAGGTAATATCAAAGATATTAAAATAAAGCCTGGAGATACGAATGTTATATATGCAGCAACTTCCAATACGTTTTATAAATCAACTAATAGTGGTAATAGTTTTTTTGTGGTCCGTAATGGATTGCCAGTTAGTTCTTCCAGGTTGGTTATTGATGTAACTCCTGCTAATCCAGAGTATGTATATTTGTTGAGTTCTGATTCTCAGAGATCATTTCAAGGGTTATATAAATCTATGGATAGCGGTTCTAGCTTTACCAAAACTCAGGAGACAATAAATATTTTTGAAAGTACTCAATCTTGGTATGATCTTGCTTTAGCGGTTTCTGATCAGGATCCTAACGTAGTATTTGTTGGATGTTTAAATGTTTGGAAATCTGTTAATGGAGGAGATGATTTTACTAAGATTAATAACTGGAGTAGTCCAACTCAGGTAACTTATACTCATGCAGATATTCATTTTTTACGCTATTATGATGGGAGATTGTTTTGCGGGAGCGATGGAGGTGTTTATGAATCTCAAGACAATGGAGGATCATTTAGCGATTTAACTAAAGGGCTTCAAATCGGGCAGTTTTATAAAATTTCGGTAGCAGAAAACAGTAGTGTTGATTATTTGGTTGGAGGTTTGCAGGATAATGGCGGATATGCCTTAGATGGATTACAATGGAATGTATATCACGGAGCAGATGGAATGGATTGTGCGGTTAAAGGAAATAATCCGGATACATATTTTGGTTTTATACAGTATGGTAGAAATCTATATAGAACAGAGGATAGAGGTAAAACCAGAACATTTGCTGCATCAGGTCCGGATCGGGGAAATTGGGTAACTCCACTAGTTTCTGATCGTAATGGTAATTTGTATGCAGGATTTAAGAGTTTTTATAAACTTGAAAATAGTTCGTTTAAAAATCAAACAGAATTTGATTTTGGAGGTAATAATATAGAGCATATCGAGTTAGATCCTTCGGATGTAAATATCATGTATCTCGCTAATGATTTAAGTTTATACAGAAGTATGGACGCAGGAGTTACTTGGTCTAAAATCTATTCTTTTCCAACATTGATCACTTCTATAGAAGTTCATAATGATGACAATCAAATTATTTATGTTTCGACTTCTGGGTCTGTAAGTGGAAAGGTTTTTCGTTCAAATAATCAAGGAAATGATTTTGTAGATATCTCTGGTAATCTTCCTGAAGAAGGGAAATTTGTGGTTAGACATCATAAAGGAACCGAATCGATATATTTAGGAACTTATTTAGGGGTATATTTTAAGGATGGAGATCGAGATTGGGAGGATTACTCAGTTAATCTTCCTAATGTGGCAGTAAGAGATTTAGAAATTAATTTAAAAGACAATTTTTTAGTAGCCGCTACCTATGGTAGAGGTGTATGGAAAGTGCCATTAGAAATAGAAATAACTCCAGATGATTCGGTTCCTTCGGTTCCTTCCAGTCTTATGGCTTCAGATATTGATCAGACTTCTGTAAGGTTAAGTTGGGATCCATCATCAGATAATATAGCAGTAACAAGTTATGAGGTATATCAAGGTGAAGATTTCGTGAAATCTGTGAGTACTGTAACTACTGTAATTACAGGATTGTCTCCTAATACTAATTACGATTTTAAAGTAGTGGCTAAAGACCGAAAAGGGAATCAATCGATTCCTAGTGAAATCGTTTCGATTACTACTGATGTAATATCAGAAATCGAAATTAATTTTTACAAGCCATCTGGATGGAGTGATCAGATGAATGTTTACTTTTTTAGCGCTACTTCTAACTCGACACTTCTAGGAACAATTGAATGGCCGGGACAGCAAATGAGTAATTATCCTTCTACAAATTGGTATGCATATAGGTTACAGTTACCTCCAGGAGTTAATGCCGATGATGTGCGGATAGTTTTTAATGTAGAAGGTAATCAGACTGATGATCTGGCAAGAGGCTCTACAGGATGGTATTATAACGGAATCTGGAGTGATGAGTGTCCTGTGGATTGCGATGGTCTAAACTTAACTGCAATAGATGTTTATTTTAAAACACCTACGTATAGTTGGAATGGAGCCTCTAATATTTATGTGTTTGATAATAAGCAAAATGTTAGATTGGAAAACACAGAAGCTTGGCCTGGACAAACGATGACAACGATAGTAGGATCTCCTTGGAAAAAATGGTCTTTTGTAGTTCCTGATGGAGTTTCTCTGGATGATGTGGGGATTGTTTTTAATGATGGTAATGGAATGCAAACTATAGATTTAGAAAGGAACAGGACAGGATGGTTTACCGTCGGGTATATAGATAACGGAAAGTATGTAGGATTTTGGAGTGATTCTTGTCCTTCATCTTGTGATCAAATACCGTCTAATGAAGAATTGGGGACTACACTACCTAATATCGAATCTTCGTCTACTAAAGTAAAAAAAGCATTTATATTTCCTAACCCGATTAGTGGGCAGTCAGTATTAAAGTTTCATTCAAACAATAATGGAGTATTAGAGGTTACTGCTGTAAATCTTTTAGGTCAGAAAAAAGTAATTCACAGTCAAAAAATTGAATCTGGTGTGCAATCGATAATGATAGACAGAAATGACGTAGATAGTAAAGGAATTTATTTTTATGTAATTTCTATTAACGGAATAAAACAGGAAAATTTAAAAGTAGTTGTCCAATAA
- a CDS encoding DUF3667 domain-containing protein, with amino-acid sequence MKEKGRFLKKYRGNECLNCSVPLDIIDRYCHNCGQINTTKKLSFKDFFNEFFASIFSYDSRLRHTIVGLLFRPGMISKDYIEGKRVKYANPFRFFLSVSILFFIISGLFIDFDSIIPQEKEQNNGLLEINLTNNEHKENDIINDSIAEPGVDKEDEYVYFTETQLDTMSMFTAVNKRWKTYKSHYKKTGEPMATIALDSLKHEQNTYTKYLYKRSIKTKNLNENPLELLKFVFNKLPFIIFFFLPFFALMMWLLYIRKPFNYMEHLVFIFHTQTMFFILIGIAILIDQITKSEAASSIAMLVFLFYLYKAMRKFYQQRRAKTIVKFLLVNVLFFILAGIGSIITIIGSMFIF; translated from the coding sequence ATGAAAGAAAAGGGGAGATTTCTTAAAAAGTATAGAGGAAATGAATGTTTAAATTGTAGTGTCCCACTTGATATTATTGATCGCTATTGTCATAATTGTGGCCAGATTAACACTACAAAGAAACTTTCTTTTAAAGACTTTTTTAATGAGTTTTTTGCAAGTATATTCTCATACGACTCTAGATTAAGACACACCATTGTAGGTCTATTATTTCGACCAGGAATGATCTCTAAAGACTATATAGAAGGTAAAAGAGTAAAATATGCTAATCCTTTTAGGTTTTTCTTAAGTGTTTCTATCCTGTTTTTTATCATTAGTGGTTTATTCATAGATTTCGATAGTATTATTCCTCAAGAAAAAGAGCAAAACAATGGGCTATTAGAAATAAACCTAACCAATAATGAACATAAAGAGAACGATATAATTAACGATTCTATAGCAGAACCCGGTGTTGACAAAGAAGATGAATACGTATACTTCACTGAAACGCAATTAGACACTATGAGTATGTTTACCGCAGTAAACAAACGTTGGAAAACCTATAAGTCTCATTACAAAAAAACTGGAGAACCAATGGCTACGATAGCATTAGACAGCCTAAAACACGAACAAAACACGTATACAAAATATTTATATAAAAGAAGTATCAAAACAAAAAACCTTAATGAGAACCCTTTGGAGCTTCTTAAGTTCGTTTTTAACAAGTTACCCTTTATCATATTTTTCTTTTTACCATTCTTTGCCTTAATGATGTGGTTATTATATATAAGAAAACCTTTTAATTACATGGAGCATTTAGTTTTTATTTTTCATACCCAAACCATGTTTTTTATATTAATCGGAATTGCAATCTTGATTGATCAAATCACCAAAAGTGAAGCTGCATCCAGCATTGCAATGCTAGTTTTCCTATTCTATTTATATAAAGCCATGCGTAAATTTTATCAGCAAAGAAGGGCTAAAACTATTGTTAAATTTCTATTAGTGAACGTATTATTTTTTATCTTAGCAGGAATCGGATCTATTATAACAATTATAGGGTCTATGTTTATTTTTTAA
- the apaG gene encoding Co2+/Mg2+ efflux protein ApaG, with protein MVEQITRGIKISVDTTFEGTFFKNYKIHFAFGYQITIENQSKDSVQLTSRFWEIKDALSSTEIVEGEGVIGKKPVLKPGESHTYNSGCLLSSPFGAMKGHYNMVNFTSTRKFKVIIPSFKLSSPFALN; from the coding sequence ATGGTTGAGCAAATAACCAGAGGCATAAAAATTTCGGTGGACACCACCTTTGAGGGTACGTTCTTTAAGAACTATAAGATCCATTTTGCCTTTGGATACCAAATTACCATTGAAAATCAAAGTAAAGACTCAGTACAACTCACTTCCCGTTTTTGGGAAATCAAAGATGCATTAAGCAGCACAGAGATTGTAGAAGGCGAAGGTGTAATTGGTAAAAAACCGGTACTAAAACCAGGAGAATCTCACACTTATAATAGCGGATGCCTCTTAAGCTCTCCATTTGGCGCTATGAAAGGACATTATAACATGGTGAACTTCACATCCACCCGAAAATTCAAAGTAATTATCCCTAGTTTTAAGCTTAGTTCTCCTTTTGCTCTAAATTAA